From a region of the Sulfuriferula plumbiphila genome:
- a CDS encoding alginate export family protein → MNKKKVRHSLTYSACMGVCLVAFAPMAQSAETLVEALTGGKISGDLRYRYEWVDQEGIAKKAQASTLRTQLGYATGDYKNFDAFVQFEDVRAIGSERYNSTVNHLSQYPVVADPADTEINQAYLGFKGIPKTALKYGRQVIVYDNQRFIGNVGWRQNEQTFDALTLVNTTLPATAASYAHITNVNRIFSDKNPTLGNLRMDGDLLNIGYKGLKAGTLVGYGYFLDYKPGQSIPVTASNKTLGLRFDGAYAIDKTKLLYTAEYAKQSNYSNGASTIDADYGYAMLGLGLQGMQIKFNYELLGGDGIYGFATPLATLHAFNGWADKFLTTPKDGIKDAFISAGGALGGVSLLAAYHDFSSDHLGYQYGKEWDAQASKKLGKYLTLLAKYATYRGDTNALNRTRNPVLAQDIDKFWLQAEVQF, encoded by the coding sequence ATGAACAAGAAAAAGGTACGTCACAGCCTCACCTATTCTGCGTGTATGGGCGTTTGCCTTGTCGCTTTTGCCCCTATGGCGCAAAGCGCCGAGACGCTCGTGGAAGCACTGACCGGAGGTAAAATTTCTGGCGACCTGCGTTATCGTTACGAATGGGTCGACCAGGAAGGCATCGCCAAAAAAGCCCAGGCCTCCACGTTGCGCACACAACTTGGATATGCCACAGGCGATTACAAGAACTTCGACGCCTTCGTGCAGTTTGAGGATGTGCGTGCGATCGGTAGCGAACGCTATAACAGTACGGTCAACCACCTCAGCCAATATCCGGTGGTGGCGGATCCAGCAGATACCGAAATCAATCAGGCCTATCTAGGCTTCAAGGGCATCCCCAAGACCGCGCTCAAGTATGGCCGCCAAGTGATCGTTTATGACAATCAACGCTTTATCGGCAATGTTGGATGGCGCCAGAATGAGCAAACCTTCGACGCCTTAACGCTGGTCAATACCACGCTGCCTGCAACCGCCGCCTCCTACGCACACATTACCAACGTCAACCGGATTTTTAGCGACAAAAATCCCACTTTGGGCAACCTTCGGATGGATGGCGACCTTCTCAATATTGGCTATAAAGGCCTCAAAGCAGGGACGCTTGTCGGCTACGGCTACTTTCTGGACTATAAACCTGGACAATCTATTCCGGTCACTGCTTCCAACAAAACACTGGGCCTGCGTTTCGATGGCGCTTATGCAATCGACAAAACGAAACTGCTTTATACCGCCGAATACGCCAAGCAAAGCAATTACAGCAACGGTGCATCGACGATTGACGCCGACTATGGCTACGCCATGCTGGGCCTCGGTTTGCAAGGGATGCAGATCAAGTTCAACTATGAACTGTTGGGCGGAGACGGGATATACGGCTTCGCTACGCCGCTTGCCACACTGCATGCATTTAACGGCTGGGCCGATAAATTTCTCACTACCCCGAAAGATGGTATCAAAGACGCCTTCATCAGCGCAGGAGGTGCATTGGGAGGCGTCAGCCTGCTTGCCGCCTACCATGATTTTTCATCCGATCACCTTGGCTATCAATACGGCAAGGAGTGGGATGCACAAGCTTCGAAAAAATTAGGCAAATACCTTACCTTATTGGCTAAATACGCGACTTATCGCGGTGATACCAATGCCTTGAACCGGACGCGGAATCCTGTTCTCGCCCAGGACATAGACAAGTTCTGGTTACAGGCCGAAGTGCAATTCTGA
- the hda gene encoding DnaA regulatory inactivator Hda: MKQLVLDIVAPPAPRLANFVIGRNAELLHVLRELAEGKGNERQLYVWGAPGSGKTHLLQAAVATAVERGWAARCVDAAEFMDAMDRAVDFLAIDAAHRLDAAAQIALFNRINALREGHGRLLVAGNAAPAQLELRVDLTTRLGWGLVYQVQALTDAEKNQVLTTYAAGRGFSLQPGVAEYLLRHWRRDLPSLLAALDTLDHYSLETQRPVTVPLLREVLHAE, translated from the coding sequence ATGAAACAACTTGTGCTTGATATCGTTGCCCCCCCCGCCCCCCGCCTCGCCAATTTTGTCATCGGCCGCAATGCGGAATTGCTGCACGTCTTGCGTGAGTTGGCTGAGGGTAAGGGTAACGAGCGTCAGCTGTATGTATGGGGAGCGCCCGGCAGCGGCAAGACGCATTTGTTGCAGGCTGCGGTGGCCACGGCGGTTGAACGTGGATGGGCAGCACGCTGCGTCGACGCTGCAGAATTTATGGATGCTATGGACCGGGCGGTAGATTTCCTGGCAATAGATGCCGCACACAGGCTCGACGCCGCCGCCCAGATTGCCCTGTTCAACCGCATCAACGCGCTGCGTGAAGGCCATGGGCGGCTCTTGGTCGCGGGCAATGCCGCGCCAGCGCAGCTTGAGCTGCGCGTTGACCTCACCACACGTCTGGGTTGGGGTTTGGTGTATCAGGTACAGGCGCTCACCGACGCGGAAAAAAACCAGGTACTGACCACCTACGCTGCGGGTCGTGGCTTTAGCCTGCAACCGGGCGTGGCCGAGTATCTTTTGCGACATTGGCGCCGCGATCTGCCGTCATTGCTCGCGGCGCTGGATACCCTCGACCATTACTCGCTGGAAACCCAGCGACCCGTCACCGTGCCGCTGTTGCGTGAAGTTTTGCACGCTGAATGA
- the ntrB gene encoding nitrate ABC transporter permease — protein MSAVYRTLQPIPPANDASTTNTMVEVAEPVVKPAEPRLRLNLKEKLGTVLRVLTPPLLGIAAFIGIWALIAQETSNLPGPYKTWVSAQALFADPFYNNGPNDQGIGWNILYSLYRVGLGFGMAALVGIPLGFMIGRFRFLAEMTAPIISLLRPVSPLAWLPIGLLVFHRAEPASIWVIFISSIWPMVLNTAVGVRQVPQDYLNVARVLNLSEWKVFSRILFPAVVPHVLTGIRLSIGVAWLVIVAAEMLTGGVGIGFWIWDEWNNLNVAHIIIAIFVVGIVGLLLEQLLVLIAKRFDYE, from the coding sequence ATGAGTGCCGTTTACCGAACCCTGCAACCCATTCCGCCCGCAAATGACGCCAGCACGACAAATACCATGGTGGAAGTCGCCGAGCCGGTAGTCAAACCAGCCGAACCCCGGCTCAGACTCAACCTTAAAGAAAAGCTCGGCACCGTGTTGCGCGTCCTGACTCCACCCCTGTTGGGCATAGCCGCCTTTATCGGTATCTGGGCATTGATCGCCCAGGAAACGAGCAACCTGCCCGGCCCTTACAAAACCTGGGTTTCAGCGCAGGCGTTATTCGCCGATCCGTTTTACAACAATGGCCCCAACGACCAGGGCATAGGCTGGAACATCCTGTATTCGCTGTATCGAGTGGGTCTCGGCTTTGGCATGGCCGCCCTGGTCGGCATTCCTCTGGGCTTCATGATAGGCCGCTTCAGGTTCCTCGCGGAGATGACCGCGCCCATCATCAGCCTGCTGCGGCCCGTGTCGCCACTGGCCTGGCTGCCGATTGGCCTGCTGGTGTTCCACCGCGCCGAGCCCGCCTCGATCTGGGTGATTTTCATCTCCAGCATCTGGCCGATGGTACTCAACACCGCCGTTGGCGTGCGCCAGGTGCCACAGGATTATCTCAATGTCGCCCGCGTGCTCAATCTGTCCGAATGGAAAGTATTCAGCCGTATCTTGTTCCCTGCCGTCGTGCCACACGTACTCACCGGGATACGCCTGTCCATCGGCGTGGCCTGGCTGGTAATCGTCGCCGCCGAAATGCTCACCGGCGGCGTGGGAATTGGCTTCTGGATCTGGGACGAGTGGAACAACCTCAACGTCGCACACATCATCATTGCCATCTTTGTGGTGGGCATCGTTGGCCTGTTGCTGGAACAGCTGCTGGTACTGATAGCGAAACGGTTTGATTATGAGTGA
- the lnt gene encoding apolipoprotein N-acyltransferase: MPRWHPIAALLLGAVSVFGFAPFYAFVIPLFSLAGLIWLWRHQHSARQAMLSGFLFGLGYFGSGVSWVYISLHTYGAMPLPLALLATGLFCAFLALFPAAVGGCQHGLRNAGVWRWLLAIPALWVLGEWVRGWIFTGFPWLAIGYAQVPDSPLAGFAPLFGVYGVSLMLALSAAVLALGRLRYVLMAAVLWLMGWGLSQIHWTQPIGAPVAVSLLQGNIAQDMKWQPEKLVSTLRDYRAMVAASPGRLIILPETAIPVFYDQVPASYLNDLAQTARAHGGDVLVGMPEQFPDGRYFNSVLSFGTAPTQTYRKFHLVPFGEYIPAKWLFGWIINVLHIPLSDFARGDAYQLPMPVAGQHVAMNICYEDVFGEEIIHQLPRATLLVNVSNDAWFGDSVAPWQHLQISQMRALEAGRYMLRATNTGATAIIDTQGRVLQQLPLFTRATLNGTAQGYQGATPFVNWGNHAVLLLCGLMLVAAWAVVRCKDAQR, encoded by the coding sequence GTGCCGCGCTGGCATCCCATTGCCGCGTTGTTGCTGGGCGCTGTCAGCGTATTTGGTTTTGCGCCGTTTTACGCGTTTGTCATTCCCCTGTTCAGCCTTGCCGGATTGATCTGGCTGTGGCGTCATCAACATAGCGCACGCCAGGCAATGCTCAGCGGATTTTTATTCGGCCTGGGCTATTTCGGCAGCGGCGTGTCCTGGGTATACATCAGCCTGCATACCTACGGCGCCATGCCGTTGCCGCTGGCGCTGCTGGCGACGGGCCTGTTCTGTGCGTTCCTCGCCTTGTTTCCGGCCGCAGTGGGGGGCTGCCAGCACGGCTTGCGCAACGCCGGGGTATGGCGTTGGCTACTGGCAATACCCGCGCTGTGGGTGCTGGGGGAATGGGTGCGCGGCTGGATTTTTACCGGCTTTCCCTGGCTGGCAATCGGCTATGCGCAAGTACCAGACAGCCCCCTGGCGGGTTTTGCGCCGCTATTCGGTGTGTATGGGGTATCGCTGATGCTGGCGCTAAGCGCGGCGGTATTGGCGCTGGGACGATTGCGGTATGTGCTGATGGCCGCAGTGCTATGGCTGATGGGTTGGGGTTTGAGCCAGATTCATTGGACTCAACCCATTGGTGCGCCCGTCGCGGTCAGCCTGTTGCAGGGCAACATTGCGCAGGACATGAAATGGCAACCGGAAAAGCTGGTCAGTACCCTGCGCGATTACCGCGCCATGGTGGCTGCCAGTCCGGGCCGGCTTATCATCCTGCCGGAAACCGCCATTCCGGTATTTTACGACCAGGTACCGGCCAGCTACCTGAATGATTTGGCGCAGACTGCGCGCGCCCATGGTGGCGACGTGCTGGTAGGGATGCCGGAACAATTCCCGGATGGGCGCTATTTCAACAGCGTGTTGAGCTTTGGTACCGCACCCACGCAAACCTACCGTAAATTTCACCTGGTGCCATTCGGCGAATACATCCCGGCGAAATGGTTGTTCGGATGGATTATCAATGTGCTGCACATCCCGCTCTCTGATTTCGCACGCGGCGATGCCTATCAGCTGCCGATGCCGGTGGCGGGCCAGCATGTCGCAATGAATATCTGCTATGAAGACGTGTTTGGCGAAGAAATCATCCATCAATTGCCGCGCGCCACGCTACTGGTAAACGTGAGCAATGATGCGTGGTTTGGCGATTCGGTAGCGCCCTGGCAGCATTTGCAGATTTCCCAGATGCGTGCGCTGGAAGCCGGGCGCTACATGCTGCGTGCCACCAATACCGGTGCCACGGCCATCATTGATACACAGGGGCGAGTGCTGCAACAGCTGCCCCTGTTCACCCGCGCCACGCTCAATGGCACAGCACAAGGCTATCAGGGCGCGACGCCGTTTGTGAACTGGGGCAATCATGCCGTACTGCTGCTGTGTGGTTTGATGCTGGTAGCCGCCTGGGCTGTGGTACGGTGCAAGGACGCGCAAAGATGA
- the ylqF gene encoding ribosome biogenesis GTPase YlqF, whose translation MAIQWYPGHMTAARKKAAETMAQTDMVIEVVDARLPEASSNPMIAELRLARQRPCLKILNKADLADPAATQAWLKFYNAQKDVKAVALSCKKTGDVARIPALCLALAPHRGTPIKPLRMMIMGIPNVGKSTLMNALLKRRVAKVGDEPAVTKSQQRLELNDSMTLVDTPGMLWPKIQHESDGLMLAASHAVGRNAVIDEEVATFLANSVVANYPALLQARYGFALDGLDGVGVIEAIAKRRGYRLKGGEADLEKAALTLLQDYRDGTLGRVSLETPEQRRIMLSACSIAQDSEYPG comes from the coding sequence ATGGCAATTCAATGGTACCCCGGACACATGACCGCGGCGCGCAAAAAGGCCGCCGAAACCATGGCACAGACCGACATGGTGATCGAGGTGGTCGACGCGCGCCTGCCCGAGGCCAGCAGCAACCCGATGATTGCCGAGCTGCGCCTCGCACGCCAGCGCCCGTGCCTGAAAATCCTCAACAAGGCCGATCTGGCCGACCCGGCCGCAACACAAGCCTGGCTCAAATTCTATAACGCGCAAAAGGACGTCAAGGCGGTGGCGCTATCGTGCAAAAAAACCGGCGATGTCGCCAGGATTCCCGCACTTTGCCTGGCACTCGCGCCACATCGCGGCACACCGATCAAGCCGCTGCGCATGATGATCATGGGCATTCCCAACGTCGGCAAATCCACCCTGATGAACGCACTGCTCAAACGCCGTGTGGCCAAGGTGGGTGACGAACCCGCGGTGACCAAAAGCCAACAGCGGCTGGAACTCAATGACAGCATGACGCTGGTGGACACCCCGGGCATGTTATGGCCGAAAATTCAGCATGAAAGCGATGGCCTGATGCTGGCAGCCAGCCACGCGGTAGGGCGCAACGCGGTGATTGACGAAGAAGTGGCCACTTTCCTTGCAAATAGCGTGGTGGCAAATTACCCCGCCCTGTTGCAGGCGCGTTATGGTTTTGCACTGGATGGGCTGGACGGGGTCGGTGTCATCGAAGCCATCGCCAAACGTCGTGGTTATCGCCTGAAGGGGGGTGAAGCCGACCTGGAAAAAGCGGCGTTGACCCTCCTGCAGGATTACCGTGACGGCACCTTGGGGCGCGTCAGCCTGGAAACTCCTGAGCAGCGCCGCATCATGTTAAGCGCCTGTTCTATCGCCCAGGATAGTGAGTATCCGGGTTAA
- a CDS encoding ABC transporter ATP-binding protein, producing MEKFVYLEKVDVTFPTKKGTFHALHNINLNIDQGQFFTLIGHSGCGKSTLLNVVAGLQDASSGMALCAGREIKGPGPERGVVFQNHSLLPWLTCHENIYLAVERVFGRQENKAKLKQRTIDALALVGLAHAEHKRPHEISGGMKQRVGIARALAMEPKVLLLDEPFGALDALTRAHLQDELMKIVAETKSTVIMVTHDVDEAVLLSDHIVMMTNGPAATIGEILTVDLARPRDRLALANDARYHHLRARVLEFLYQRQMRPAA from the coding sequence ATGGAAAAATTCGTATACCTGGAAAAAGTGGATGTAACGTTCCCCACCAAAAAAGGGACATTTCACGCGCTGCACAATATCAATCTGAACATCGACCAAGGGCAATTCTTCACCCTGATCGGACACTCCGGCTGTGGCAAATCAACCCTGCTCAACGTCGTGGCCGGCCTGCAGGACGCCAGCAGTGGCATGGCGCTATGTGCCGGGCGCGAGATCAAGGGGCCAGGACCGGAACGTGGCGTAGTGTTCCAGAACCATTCCTTGTTACCCTGGCTCACCTGTCACGAAAATATCTACCTCGCGGTGGAGCGCGTGTTTGGTCGGCAGGAGAACAAAGCCAAGCTCAAGCAACGTACCATCGATGCACTGGCACTGGTCGGGCTGGCTCACGCAGAACACAAACGCCCGCATGAAATCTCCGGTGGCATGAAGCAGCGCGTCGGCATTGCCCGCGCGTTAGCGATGGAACCCAAGGTGTTGCTGTTGGACGAGCCGTTCGGCGCACTTGATGCACTGACCCGTGCGCACCTGCAGGACGAGCTAATGAAAATTGTCGCCGAGACCAAAAGCACGGTCATTATGGTGACCCATGATGTGGATGAGGCGGTGCTGTTGTCCGACCACATCGTGATGATGACCAACGGCCCGGCCGCCACCATCGGCGAAATTCTTACGGTGGACCTGGCGCGTCCGCGCGACCGCCTGGCGCTGGCTAACGACGCGCGTTACCATCACTTGCGCGCACGTGTGCTGGAGTTTTTGTATCAACGCCAGATGCGGCCTGCTGCCTGA
- a CDS encoding ferritin-like domain-containing protein codes for MPDPDTHLPIVAPHPWLIDQIAFDCIAHERIVSEDTWFYVLAAASFVESLSDLYTHNLLGHMEDDPEASQWLRERWEPEELQHGRALRRYVETVWPAFDWQTAFDGFCADYRPYCKPELLEPTRALEMVARCVVETGTSGLYGLLQQISPEPVLTTLVGHIRSDEVGHYKYFYHFFLRYREIERPSRWQVAHVLRQRLGVIGQEDAYLAVKNAFEVRNPGRKFSPEDFQRFQHTAGHWARTDYPYEMTVKMLLRPLRLPGFINRMALPLLMRQARRVVAP; via the coding sequence ATGCCAGACCCAGATACACACCTACCCATTGTCGCGCCGCATCCATGGTTGATTGACCAGATTGCGTTTGACTGCATAGCGCATGAGCGCATTGTCAGCGAAGATACCTGGTTTTATGTGCTAGCTGCCGCATCGTTTGTGGAGAGTTTGTCTGATTTGTACACACACAATCTGCTGGGCCACATGGAGGACGATCCCGAAGCCAGCCAATGGCTGCGCGAGCGCTGGGAACCGGAGGAACTGCAGCACGGACGCGCGCTGCGTCGCTATGTGGAGACGGTGTGGCCCGCATTTGATTGGCAGACGGCGTTTGACGGATTCTGCGCAGACTATCGCCCGTATTGCAAACCCGAACTGCTGGAGCCTACGCGCGCGCTGGAGATGGTTGCACGCTGTGTCGTGGAAACCGGTACCTCGGGCCTGTACGGTCTGCTGCAGCAGATCAGTCCGGAGCCGGTGCTCACCACGCTGGTGGGGCATATCCGCAGCGACGAAGTGGGACACTACAAATACTTCTATCATTTTTTCCTGCGTTATCGCGAGATAGAGCGTCCGTCACGCTGGCAAGTGGCGCACGTGCTGCGGCAGCGACTAGGGGTGATCGGTCAGGAGGATGCCTATCTGGCAGTAAAAAATGCATTTGAGGTGCGCAACCCGGGACGGAAATTCAGCCCCGAGGATTTTCAGCGTTTTCAACATACTGCAGGGCACTGGGCCCGTACCGATTACCCCTATGAAATGACCGTGAAAATGCTGCTCAGGCCGTTGCGGTTGCCGGGCTTCATCAACCGCATGGCCTTGCCGCTGCTGATGCGCCAGGCACGACGCGTAGTCGCGCCATAG
- a CDS encoding NAD(P)/FAD-dependent oxidoreductase, with protein sequence MLRITELKLPLDHPEAALRAEILRRLGIAGDELLGYTIFRRAHDARKRPLITFTYTLDVDVQDEEAVLRRLKNDRHVAPAPDTGYHFVAHASTSLTERPVVIGTGPCGMFAGLILAQMGFRPVILERGKAVRERTKDTWGLWRNGILNPESNVQFGEGGAGTFSDGKLYSQIKDPRHLGRKVIAEFIQAGAPPEIAFVSKPHIGTFRLVGMVEKIRATIESLGGEIRFQSRVDNLDIEDGQVRGVTLASGEHIVARHVVLAVGHSARDTFEMLYQRGVHLEAKPFSVGFRIEHPQSLIDHCRLGERAGHPELGAADYKLVHHAQNGRAVYSFCMCPGGTVVAAASEPGRVVTNGMSQYSRNERNANAGIVVGITPDDYPGHPLAGIAFQRHWEARAFELGGRDYRAPGQLVGDFIAGRASTGFSTVLPSYTPGVKLGALDSSLPDYVIAAMREALPAFDKQIRGFAMHDAVLTGVETRTSSPIRITRNAAYQSLNTRGLYPAGEGAGYAGGILSAAVDGIKVAEAVALALLHA encoded by the coding sequence ATGCTGCGCATTACCGAACTCAAACTCCCGCTCGACCATCCCGAAGCCGCGCTCAGGGCGGAAATCCTGCGCCGTCTGGGTATCGCCGGCGATGAACTTCTGGGCTACACGATTTTTCGGCGCGCGCATGATGCGCGCAAGCGCCCGCTGATTACCTTTACCTACACCCTTGATGTCGACGTCCAGGATGAGGAGGCGGTGCTGCGCCGGCTGAAAAATGATCGTCATGTCGCGCCTGCGCCAGACACCGGCTACCATTTTGTCGCCCACGCCTCGACCAGCTTGACCGAGCGACCGGTGGTCATCGGCACCGGGCCATGCGGTATGTTTGCCGGGCTGATCCTGGCTCAGATGGGGTTTCGCCCTGTCATCCTGGAGCGTGGCAAGGCGGTGCGCGAGCGCACCAAAGACACCTGGGGCTTGTGGCGCAATGGGATACTGAATCCGGAGTCCAATGTACAGTTCGGTGAGGGTGGCGCAGGCACGTTTTCTGACGGCAAGCTTTACAGCCAGATCAAGGATCCCAGGCACTTGGGGCGCAAGGTGATTGCCGAGTTCATCCAGGCTGGCGCACCGCCGGAGATCGCCTTTGTCAGCAAGCCGCACATTGGCACCTTCCGGCTGGTCGGCATGGTGGAAAAAATTCGCGCCACGATTGAATCCCTGGGGGGCGAAATACGCTTTCAGAGCCGGGTAGATAATCTGGATATCGAAGACGGCCAGGTGCGCGGCGTGACGCTGGCCAGCGGCGAGCACATCGTTGCACGCCATGTGGTCCTGGCGGTGGGGCACAGCGCACGCGATACCTTTGAAATGCTCTACCAGCGCGGCGTGCATCTCGAGGCCAAGCCGTTTTCGGTGGGGTTTCGCATCGAGCATCCGCAGTCGCTGATTGACCACTGCCGCTTGGGTGAGCGCGCCGGCCATCCTGAGTTAGGGGCAGCAGACTACAAGCTGGTTCATCACGCGCAAAATGGTCGTGCGGTGTACAGCTTTTGCATGTGTCCGGGCGGCACGGTGGTGGCGGCGGCGTCCGAGCCGGGACGCGTAGTTACTAACGGCATGAGCCAGTATTCGCGTAACGAGCGCAACGCCAATGCGGGTATCGTGGTGGGCATCACCCCTGACGACTACCCCGGTCATCCGTTGGCGGGGATCGCTTTTCAGCGCCACTGGGAAGCGCGCGCGTTTGAGCTGGGTGGGCGCGATTACCGTGCACCGGGGCAATTGGTGGGCGACTTTATTGCCGGGCGCGCGTCTACCGGATTCAGCACGGTATTGCCGTCTTACACGCCGGGGGTGAAGCTGGGCGCGCTCGATAGCAGCTTGCCCGATTATGTCATCGCCGCAATGCGCGAGGCACTGCCGGCGTTTGACAAACAAATCCGCGGTTTTGCCATGCATGATGCCGTGCTCACCGGCGTGGAAACGCGCACCTCGTCACCCATCCGTATCACCCGTAACGCAGCGTATCAGAGCCTCAATACCCGCGGCCTGTATCCGGCGGGAGAGGGTGCGGGCTATGCGGGCGGGATTTTGTCCGCCGCAGTGGATGGCATCAAGGTGGCCGAGGCGGTGGCGCTGGCGCTGTTGCACGCATAG
- a CDS encoding NUDIX hydrolase has protein sequence MKSFCYNHPHPAVTTDIALFTIREERLAVLLIRRRSAPFQGCWALPGGFVDTDECLEDCALRELAEETGVTGVYLEQLYTFGKPDRDPRERIISVTYYALAPSEILSPVAGSDAAEVAWFPMDALPELAFDHREVIALAQQRLRAKLDYSTVAFGFMQKEFTLGELQKVYETIRGEALDKRNFRKHILALDLISETGTSRRVGSHRPAKLYRVQHPGAVLYLK, from the coding sequence ATGAAATCGTTTTGCTACAACCATCCACACCCGGCGGTCACAACCGACATCGCGCTGTTCACTATTCGTGAAGAGCGCTTGGCGGTGTTGCTGATCCGGCGCCGCAGCGCACCGTTTCAGGGCTGCTGGGCGCTGCCGGGCGGCTTCGTCGACACGGACGAATGCCTGGAAGACTGCGCGCTGCGTGAGCTGGCCGAGGAAACCGGGGTGACGGGCGTGTACCTGGAGCAGCTCTATACCTTCGGCAAGCCCGATCGCGACCCGCGCGAACGCATCATCAGCGTGACCTATTACGCGCTGGCGCCAAGCGAAATCCTCTCGCCGGTGGCGGGGTCGGATGCGGCGGAAGTCGCATGGTTCCCAATGGATGCGTTGCCGGAGCTGGCTTTCGACCATCGCGAGGTTATTGCGCTGGCCCAGCAAAGGCTGCGCGCCAAGCTGGATTATTCCACCGTGGCATTCGGATTCATGCAAAAGGAATTCACCCTGGGCGAATTGCAGAAAGTCTACGAAACCATACGCGGCGAGGCGCTGGACAAGCGCAATTTCCGCAAGCACATCCTGGCGCTTGATCTCATCAGCGAAACCGGCACCAGCCGCCGTGTGGGTAGCCACCGCCCGGCAAAACTCTACCGCGTGCAACACCCCGGCGCGGTGCTCTACCTCAAGTGA
- the nadA gene encoding quinolinate synthase NadA, which produces MNALPLIQMPKVPHIIAPPLVEAQLTDSARATLIARIRMLMLQHNAVLVAHYYTSADIQDLAEDTGGCVSDSLEMARFGHAHEARTLIVAGVKFMGETAKILNPEKRVLMPDLQANCSLDLACPADTFSAFCDQHPERVVVVYANTSAAVKARADWVVTSGTAVKIVEHLHQQGKKILWAPDKYLGDYVQRITGADMLLWQGSCVVHEAFKAEALQKMKAAHPDAAVLVHPESPAGVIALADVVGSTTQLIRAAQNLPNQTFIVATDNGIFHKMQAVAPGKIFLEAPTAGVGATCTSCAHCPWMAMNGLQKLAQVLETGDNEIHIAEPIRCRAVRSIQRMLDFAAQQQIASQMRGAA; this is translated from the coding sequence ATGAACGCCCTGCCCCTGATCCAGATGCCCAAAGTGCCTCACATCATTGCGCCGCCGCTGGTGGAAGCGCAACTCACCGATAGCGCGCGCGCAACACTCATTGCCCGCATCAGGATGCTGATGCTGCAACACAACGCGGTGCTGGTGGCGCACTACTATACTTCTGCAGATATACAGGACCTGGCCGAAGACACCGGCGGCTGCGTCTCCGATTCGCTGGAAATGGCGCGTTTTGGTCATGCCCATGAGGCACGTACACTGATTGTGGCCGGAGTCAAATTCATGGGCGAAACCGCGAAAATCCTTAACCCGGAAAAGCGTGTGTTGATGCCGGACCTGCAAGCCAACTGCTCGCTCGATCTGGCCTGTCCGGCAGATACGTTTTCCGCATTTTGCGACCAGCATCCGGAACGCGTAGTGGTGGTCTACGCCAATACTTCGGCAGCGGTGAAAGCACGCGCAGACTGGGTGGTGACCTCGGGCACCGCGGTAAAAATCGTCGAGCACCTGCACCAGCAGGGCAAAAAAATTCTGTGGGCGCCGGACAAATATCTCGGTGATTATGTGCAAAGAATTACCGGTGCCGACATGCTGCTATGGCAGGGTTCATGTGTGGTGCACGAGGCATTCAAGGCGGAAGCGCTACAAAAAATGAAGGCTGCACACCCGGACGCTGCGGTGCTGGTGCATCCCGAGTCGCCCGCTGGAGTGATTGCACTGGCCGATGTGGTGGGCTCCACCACGCAGCTGATCCGCGCCGCGCAGAACCTGCCCAACCAGACCTTTATCGTTGCAACCGATAATGGCATTTTCCATAAAATGCAAGCGGTCGCACCCGGCAAGATTTTCCTCGAGGCCCCTACTGCCGGGGTGGGTGCGACGTGTACCAGTTGCGCGCATTGCCCGTGGATGGCGATGAATGGACTGCAAAAACTGGCGCAGGTACTGGAAACCGGAGATAACGAAATCCATATTGCCGAGCCGATTCGCTGCCGTGCCGTGCGTTCTATCCAGCGTATGCTGGACTTTGCCGCGCAGCAGCAGATTGCATCACAGATGCGCGGAGCGGCCTAA
- a CDS encoding Hsp20/alpha crystallin family protein, translated as MANISRYDPFDFTVEPFDDLFRGFFRPVRAANSEAAVQIKMDVKEDDQAYTVQAEVPGVKKEDIHVTIDGNQVSLTAEAKRQTEDKDGEKLLRSERYYGKAYRSFTLGSDIDDAAAEAKYNDGVLELRLPKKAATSARRLEIH; from the coding sequence ATGGCAAATATTTCCCGTTACGACCCTTTTGATTTTACCGTCGAACCGTTTGATGATCTGTTCCGCGGCTTTTTCCGTCCGGTGCGCGCCGCTAATAGTGAGGCTGCCGTACAAATCAAGATGGATGTGAAAGAGGATGACCAGGCCTACACCGTGCAAGCCGAAGTACCCGGTGTGAAAAAAGAAGATATCCACGTCACCATAGACGGGAACCAGGTCTCGCTCACCGCTGAAGCCAAACGCCAAACCGAGGACAAGGACGGTGAAAAACTGCTGCGCTCGGAGCGCTACTACGGCAAGGCATATCGCAGCTTTACCTTGGGCAGCGACATTGACGATGCCGCCGCAGAGGCCAAGTACAACGATGGTGTACTGGAGTTGCGCTTACCCAAAAAAGCCGCTACTTCAGCCAGGCGGCTGGAAATCCATTAA